In a single window of the Desulfovibrio sp. JC010 genome:
- the trpB gene encoding tryptophan synthase subunit beta, translating to MKRGYFGDYGGQFVPELLMPPLLELEEAMEKIMKSAEFQQEFTRLLTDFVGRPTALTHCANISRELGFNLWLKREDLAHTGAHKVNNTVGQALLTKMMGKPMLLAETGAGQHGVATATAAALLDLDCEIYMGALDVKRQSHNVRRMELLGAKCVPVESGTQTLKDAINAALRKWIADQRTTHYCFGTAAGPHPFPLLVREFQAIIGREAKAQFKEKTGELPYMVVACVGGGSNAIGMFHEFVQEESVKIVGVEAAGTGEPGCTNSAPINLGTPGVLHGMNTLLLQTDEGQILPSHSIAPGLDYPGVGPEHVHLHASGRAQYGTVNDHQALNAFQMLCRKEGILPALESSHAVAWVLENRDSIPKDANVIVNLSGRGDKDMGILEDYLAEHAK from the coding sequence ATGAAACGAGGATATTTTGGAGATTACGGCGGACAGTTTGTACCTGAACTGCTCATGCCGCCGCTGCTGGAACTTGAAGAGGCCATGGAAAAGATCATGAAATCCGCCGAATTCCAGCAGGAATTCACCAGACTGCTGACCGATTTCGTAGGCCGTCCCACCGCGCTGACCCACTGCGCGAACATCTCCCGCGAACTGGGTTTCAACCTCTGGCTCAAGCGTGAAGACCTCGCCCATACCGGAGCGCACAAGGTTAACAACACCGTGGGGCAGGCTTTGCTGACCAAGATGATGGGCAAACCCATGCTGCTGGCCGAAACAGGTGCCGGACAGCACGGTGTTGCAACTGCAACTGCCGCAGCCCTTCTTGATCTGGATTGTGAAATCTACATGGGCGCACTGGATGTGAAACGCCAGTCCCATAACGTCCGGCGCATGGAACTGCTGGGCGCGAAATGCGTACCCGTGGAATCCGGCACCCAGACTTTGAAAGACGCCATTAACGCTGCCCTGCGTAAATGGATCGCCGACCAGCGCACAACTCACTATTGTTTCGGTACTGCTGCGGGACCGCACCCCTTCCCGCTGCTGGTACGTGAATTTCAGGCCATTATCGGCCGTGAAGCCAAGGCACAGTTCAAGGAGAAGACCGGGGAACTTCCCTACATGGTCGTAGCCTGTGTGGGCGGCGGTTCCAACGCCATCGGCATGTTCCACGAATTTGTTCAGGAAGAGTCGGTCAAGATCGTGGGCGTAGAAGCTGCGGGAACCGGGGAACCGGGCTGCACCAACTCCGCACCTATTAATCTGGGAACCCCCGGAGTGCTTCACGGCATGAATACTTTGCTGCTGCAGACCGATGAAGGCCAGATCCTGCCTTCGCACTCCATTGCTCCCGGTCTGGATTATCCCGGTGTCGGCCCCGAGCACGTGCATCTGCACGCATCAGGCCGCGCTCAGTATGGCACCGTGAATGACCATCAGGCACTGAACGCGTTCCAGATGCTCTGCCGCAAGGAAGGCATCCTGCCCGCGCTGGAAAGTTCACATGCTGTGGCATGGGTGCTGGAGAACCGGGATTCCATCCCCAAAGACGCTAACGTAATTGTGAACCTGTCCGGTCGCGGCGACAAGGACATGGGCATTCTCGAAGATTACCTTGCTGAACATGCCAAATAG
- the trpA gene encoding tryptophan synthase subunit alpha translates to MSITKLADKINEAKAEGRIGLIPFLPGGYPNRDQFWKEILELDENGADVIEIGMPFSDPVADGPVVEAASLKCLEDGIDLRWILAGLSEHRAKISAGVLLMGYYNPVLQYGLEQFAKDACAAGVNGLIIADLPFEEGVEFRDMLAKYDIALIPLVGLNTEQERMALYSKGGNGFCYYVSVLGTTGGTASLPEEVKLGLAKAQEVFDIPVALGFGLKEPSQLKELDGVVDAAVFGSALIKHIDSGKSSAEFMKVWKK, encoded by the coding sequence ATGAGTATTACCAAACTTGCAGATAAAATTAATGAAGCTAAGGCTGAAGGGCGTATCGGACTGATTCCGTTCTTGCCCGGCGGATACCCCAACCGCGACCAGTTCTGGAAGGAGATTCTGGAACTGGATGAAAACGGTGCGGATGTAATTGAAATCGGCATGCCTTTTTCCGATCCCGTGGCCGACGGTCCGGTGGTTGAGGCTGCATCCCTGAAATGCCTAGAGGACGGTATCGATCTGAGGTGGATTCTGGCCGGGCTTTCCGAGCACCGCGCCAAGATCAGCGCCGGAGTGCTGCTCATGGGTTACTACAACCCGGTACTGCAGTACGGTCTGGAGCAGTTCGCCAAGGATGCCTGTGCTGCCGGGGTCAACGGGCTGATTATCGCCGACCTGCCTTTTGAGGAAGGTGTGGAATTCCGCGATATGCTTGCTAAGTATGACATCGCGCTCATCCCGCTGGTGGGACTTAATACTGAACAGGAACGCATGGCTCTCTACTCCAAGGGCGGAAACGGCTTCTGCTACTATGTATCAGTTCTGGGTACCACCGGGGGAACAGCTTCCCTGCCTGAGGAGGTTAAGCTGGGTCTCGCCAAAGCACAGGAAGTCTTTGACATCCCGGTAGCTCTCGGCTTCGGCCTCAAGGAACCGTCCCAGCTCAAGGAACTGGACGGAGTGGTTGATGCGGCAGTCTTCGGTTCCGCGCTGATCAAGCATATTGATTCAGGCAAGAGCAGTGCTGAGTTTATGAAGGTCTGGAAGAAGTAG
- a CDS encoding GNAT family N-acetyltransferase, translated as MNITLHFEINNIDWFKIAEIFEKAPLGTRDPKKLARAAANSALVCFAKDGDEFIGFARAISDGEFQAAIYDLCILPGYQSHGLGKEIMTSMMEKLGPVSVILYAVPGKEGFYRKLGFKPMTTAMGCFIDEAGMIERGYLEG; from the coding sequence ATGAACATCACTTTGCACTTCGAAATAAATAATATCGACTGGTTTAAGATAGCTGAAATTTTCGAGAAAGCACCGCTGGGCACCCGCGACCCGAAAAAACTGGCCCGGGCCGCAGCAAACAGCGCACTGGTCTGCTTTGCAAAGGACGGTGATGAATTCATCGGCTTTGCCCGCGCTATCAGCGACGGTGAATTTCAGGCCGCAATCTACGACCTCTGCATCCTCCCCGGATACCAGTCCCACGGACTGGGCAAAGAAATCATGACCTCCATGATGGAAAAACTCGGCCCGGTCAGCGTCATTCTCTATGCCGTACCGGGCAAGGAAGGATTCTACCGCAAACTCGGCTTCAAACCCATGACCACCGCTATGGGATGCTTTATCGATGAAGCCGGGATGATTGAGCGGGGGTATTTGGAGGGGTAA
- a CDS encoding phosphoribosylanthranilate isomerase: MSLLIKVCGMTSVEDAAMCEELGADFLGFIFHPSSPRNVDADFVRSIKTEGAKKVGVFVKQSAAEVIEILKNGALDFAQLHGGQNEEFCKTVGKERVIKVLWPQKYDSVKEFQTDIDRFAPYCSYMLFDAGNCGGGHGVSLPFDVFKDVTIPGPWLLAGGLSADNLKEALFIAEPNGVDLNSGVESEPGKKDEKKLAAAFEAIGR; the protein is encoded by the coding sequence ATGAGCCTGCTGATCAAGGTCTGCGGCATGACTTCCGTGGAAGATGCAGCCATGTGCGAAGAGCTGGGCGCGGATTTTCTGGGATTCATTTTCCATCCTTCCAGCCCGCGCAATGTGGATGCGGATTTTGTCCGTTCCATCAAAACTGAGGGGGCAAAAAAAGTAGGCGTATTCGTCAAGCAGAGTGCGGCGGAAGTGATTGAAATCCTGAAAAACGGCGCACTTGATTTTGCGCAGCTGCACGGCGGACAGAATGAAGAATTCTGCAAGACTGTAGGTAAAGAGCGGGTAATTAAAGTGCTCTGGCCTCAGAAGTATGATTCGGTTAAAGAATTCCAGACTGATATTGACCGTTTCGCACCGTATTGCAGCTACATGCTCTTTGATGCCGGAAATTGCGGGGGAGGCCATGGGGTATCATTACCTTTCGATGTTTTTAAAGATGTAACCATTCCGGGTCCATGGCTGCTGGCGGGTGGCCTCTCCGCCGATAATTTAAAAGAGGCATTGTTTATAGCCGAACCCAACGGAGTCGATTTAAATTCCGGCGTGGAATCGGAACCCGGTAAAAAAGATGAAAAGAAACTGGCTGCGGCTTTTGAAGCCATAGGTCGGTAG